In Gopherus flavomarginatus isolate rGopFla2 chromosome 5, rGopFla2.mat.asm, whole genome shotgun sequence, one DNA window encodes the following:
- the LOC127052554 gene encoding mas-related G-protein coupled receptor member H-like, with translation MSELGPMYLYVTIPSKEPEDENYGCATDYLTAVIIDSITLLLCLFGLVGNGIVLWFLGFHIKRNIFTVYILNLAAADFGFLLCLPGFLITFNARHLFCFPLVGLNLINSFHLLSLLAYSTSLYLLTAISTERCVSVLFPIWHRCRRPKNLSAIVCALLWVLSSLLSGIVYSLCFVDGTENCWLTFLPMYGLNFLIFSPIMIVSSLILFIKLRHSSQRRQQEKLYTVILLTVLFFLIFAVPLSVQYFLDLIHYSHANELSYLLASINSSINPVIYFLVGSYRQHRFRGYLQIALRSIFEEKTDSREGGETSRQDTVKMSI, from the coding sequence ATGAGTGAGCTGGGTCCAATGTACTTGTATGTGACTATACCCAGCAAGGAGCCTGAGGATGAAAATTATGGATGCGCAACAGATTATTTAACTGCAGTGATCATTGACAGCATCACTCTGCTCCTCTGCCTGTTCGGGCTGGTGGGGAATGGGATTGTTCTCTGGTTCCTTGGTTTCCATATTAAGAGGAACATCTTCACTGTCTACATCCTCAACCTGGCTGCTGCTGACTTTGGCTTCCTCCTCTGCCTGCCTGGTTTCCTTATAACCTTTAATGCcagacatttattttgttttcctttagtgGGACTTAACTTAATAAACTCATTTCATCTGTTGTCTTTGCTTGCATATAGCACCAGCCTTTATCTCCTGACAGCCATCAGCACTGAGCGGTGTGTGTCTGTCCTCTTTCCCATCTGGCACCGATGCCGCCGCCCAAAGAACTTGTCTGCCATTGTCTGTGCCCTGCTCTGGGTTCTCTCCAGCCTGCTGTCAGGAATAGTGTATTCTTTATGTTTTGTTGATGGAACTGAAAATTGTTGGCTTACGTTCTTACCCATGTATGGCCTGAATTTCCTCATTTTTTCTCCCATCATGATTGTGTCCAGTCTGATCTTGTTCATCAAGCTCCGACATAGCTCACAGCGACGTCAGCAAGAAAAGCTCTACACTGTTATCTTGCTcactgtcctcttcttcctcatcttTGCTGTTCCCCTCAGTGTACAATACTTCCTTGACCTTATTCATTATAGTCACGCTAATGAGCTATCTTACCTGCTGGCTTCTATAAACAGCAGCATCAACCCAGTTATTTACTTCCTAGTTGGGAGCTACAGGCAGCACCGATTCAGAGGCTACCTCCAGATCGCGCTCCGGAGCATATTTGAAGAAAAGACAGATTCCAGAGAGGGTGGAGAAACCTCCAGACAAGACACAGTGAAGATGTCAATTTAA